GTTTTCGACTGTAAGTCGAATGGCTCCTGAAATTTCGGCGATTTTGACGAAAATTTTAAAATACTGGTGGTTGAACTTGCGGACAAAAATCTTGAATTTTCTTTCGTTAAATCCCGTAATGATGTGGATAATGGGGAAAAGAAGCATTGTGAGAATTAGGCTACAAATGCCGAAAAAAGCAAAGCAGAAAAGCTTTGCGAAAACGCGACGGATGTAGCGGATTTTTGCCATCTGTTAAGCCTTTTGCATGTCGATGGCGCAGAGAAAAGCAATGGCTTGTTCTGCAGCGGTGTCGAAGTTGTTGCGCAACATCTTGAGCTGCGCTAGTTGGCTTGCGATATCGACGTTTTTAAATGTCGGGTCTGCCTTGGATTCGTCGGTCGTGAGGCGGAGTGCAATGGCGCAGACGGCGTTCGGGTAAGGGACGCCTGCGACGGGAGCATAAGTTTCGGGGATGAGCTCGTCTGCAAAAATGAACGTGCGCGTGTCTGCGCTTTCGCTTTCGAGGGCGGCGATGCAATCCGTGAGGCCTGTGGTAAAGGCGTCCTTCCCGGAGAATACGGCGGAATAGCCTGCGGTGTTCGTTTCGAGAATCGATGCATTTGCAATGGAGGCGTTAAAGACCGAAAGGCTAAAATGCGCGGGCGAGACCATGCCCGTGTCGAGAAGCGTCTGCGAAATTTTCAGCTGCTGGCTGATTTCCCCGAACTGCGATGCGAATGTCACCTTGCAGGGAGTGAGCTTGTTGCCATCTTTGTCGCGAGAAACTTGATCGCTTACGAGAACTACCATGCGCGAAATGTAGCTCAGACGGCGGCGCGTCAGCATGGGAACGAATGATACGTCCGGCTTGGGGCGTGCTTCTGTCGGCACAAAGCTTGCTAATCTTTCGATGAAAATTTTTTGCATGATTTACGCCGGTTTATTTTTTGCGGAAGCGGAGAAGTGAATAGGCGTTCGGGCCTACGCTGTGGTGCGCTTCCTTGAGCTCGAAACCTGCGATTTCGATGGCCTTTTTAAGCTCTTCGTAACGGTACATTTTGCTGTTGCCGTTGGCGATGCAGGTAAAGTAAAGCGATGTGGCCTGGAGCGAGTATGCTGCGGCTTCAAAACGCTGCTTGTCCCAAAGCGGCTCGAGAACGTAGACGTCTGTTTCTGGAGTTGCGGCTTTGTGGATTTTTGTCAAGATTTTTGTGATTTGCTTGAGCGAAAAGCAATCTAGGAATTGGCTCATCCAGACGGCGTTTGCGCCCTGCGGAAATTCGGTCGTGTCATCGAGAACATTGCAGGCGATTGTATCGATACGGTCTTTAAAGCCAGCTTGTGCGGCGTTCTTTTCGGCGACCGCGGTTTGCCCCGGGAGGTCGATGATGGAAACTTGCACGTCTGCATTGTATTTGCAGCAAGTGATGGCCCATTTTGCGGTGTTTCCGCCAATATCAAAAAGTCTTGGCTGCTTTAGTTCTGCAAGCTTTTCGAATACGATCGGGAGAGCTTCGGGGAATGCCAAGTCGGAGTAGAAATGGTCAAATCCGAACCAGCTCTTTTTCTGCTGGTCGGTAAGCTGGGAGAGGCCTTCGTAGACGGTTTTCCACGGACCGAGGTAGGGGAGTCCTGAGGGCTTCCCTTCGCGGATGGACTGCTCGAGATCTTCGGCACCGCGGTAGCAGATGTCCTGCGAAAAGTCCATGTTCACTTGCGTCAT
The DNA window shown above is from Fibrobacter sp. UWB16 and carries:
- a CDS encoding beta-ketoacyl synthase chain length factor; this encodes MQKIFIERLASFVPTEARPKPDVSFVPMLTRRRLSYISRMVVLVSDQVSRDKDGNKLTPCKVTFASQFGEISQQLKISQTLLDTGMVSPAHFSLSVFNASIANASILETNTAGYSAVFSGKDAFTTGLTDCIAALESESADTRTFIFADELIPETYAPVAGVPYPNAVCAIALRLTTDESKADPTFKNVDIASQLAQLKMLRNNFDTAAEQAIAFLCAIDMQKA
- a CDS encoding methyltransferase; the protein is MFDFYKNDSIDAVNAKFEAQKIAFAPLSFQAARALRDMGILEEISKSRKKGITISEIAQKLNISLYGVGVLVEMGLGMGAIKLHKDSSEDDLRLTLGKIGFFLLNDEMTQVNMDFSQDICYRGAEDLEQSIREGKPSGLPYLGPWKTVYEGLSQLTDQQKKSWFGFDHFYSDLAFPEALPIVFEKLAELKQPRLFDIGGNTAKWAITCCKYNADVQVSIIDLPGQTAVAEKNAAQAGFKDRIDTIACNVLDDTTEFPQGANAVWMSQFLDCFSLKQITKILTKIHKAATPETDVYVLEPLWDKQRFEAAAYSLQATSLYFTCIANGNSKMYRYEELKKAIEIAGFELKEAHHSVGPNAYSLLRFRKK